The Homalodisca vitripennis isolate AUS2020 unplaced genomic scaffold, UT_GWSS_2.1 ScUCBcl_7836;HRSCAF=15675, whole genome shotgun sequence nucleotide sequence gtgaatgtgctgccattatacatgtttattgaaattaaataaggcaattgccatttatacaatttaatgtatatatatatatatatatatatatacacacatttgtGTGTACGTCTTTTTTGTGAGTTTCCATAAAGCAATATACTGATGTCATATCTTCAAATGCTTAACCTATATTAATGAAGTCTTGAAATGTAAAAatctactttattaatttaagattattattcataaaagtaaatataaatatcattattatttatgattttcagGACGAGAGTTCAAACTTTGAAGGCCCCATATTCACACCAGTCAGTATTGGGATACCAACAGCAGAAGAAGTCAGTAATGGGATACCAACAGCAGAAGAAGTCAGTATTGGGATACCAACAGAAGAAGTCAGTATTGGAATACCAACAGCAGAAGAAGTCAGTATTGGAATACCAGCAGAAGATATGAAGGAGCATGAGGCAGACACAAAGATTGGCGCAATTGCTCCTCGTTCTTTAAAATCACTTTTTGGATTAGGAATTGGTGGAAATTTATTAGGAATCAATGCAGGTGCAGGCATCAGTCATGGACGCGGAGGCTGGGGAGAAGTGGGCATGCATTCTGGACATCCAGGATATGTCCCCTATTATGAGAAACCAAATCAGTACTACTACTAGTTCTGCCGTCATTACGATGATCAACATATTTCTTGTTATAATGAAATGAATGGAGTTG carries:
- the LOC124374307 gene encoding uncharacterized protein LOC124374307, with protein sequence MALVGLLCLCLLASLVGSYPLTDESSNFEGPIFTPVSIGIPTAEEVSNGIPTAEEVSIGIPTEEVSIGIPTAEEVSIGIPAEDMKEHEADTKIGAIAPRSLKSLFGLGIGGNLLGINAGAGISHGRGGWGEVGMHSGHPGYVPYYEKPNQYYY